The following coding sequences are from one uncultured Desulfobacter sp. window:
- a CDS encoding phage regulatory CII family protein, translated as MMDFEALKDAITDILSHHQMAVSKVGAKHVFAVLKKGQSTGYNEMNPAFAMERIEFMARPEADRPAQTHKLDLVDFMLGMVMTKDVTPLILLNSFFNIISFQPPDVTLDEAGLLELLQRVNKEYFDVNNEVMDRLKDGVFDCEDAKVVSKESMHLINVGAQLKYFSDKKISETSGYAATMENR; from the coding sequence ATGATGGATTTTGAAGCATTGAAAGACGCGATCACAGACATTCTCAGTCACCACCAGATGGCCGTCAGCAAGGTCGGTGCAAAGCATGTCTTTGCCGTGCTCAAAAAAGGACAGTCCACAGGTTACAACGAAATGAACCCGGCCTTTGCCATGGAGCGTATTGAGTTCATGGCCCGGCCGGAAGCAGACCGGCCCGCCCAGACACATAAATTGGATCTGGTGGACTTTATGCTGGGCATGGTCATGACCAAAGATGTGACCCCGCTCATCTTGTTAAATAGTTTTTTCAATATCATCAGCTTCCAGCCGCCGGATGTCACATTAGACGAGGCCGGTCTTTTAGAACTCCTGCAGCGTGTCAACAAAGAATATTTTGATGTGAACAATGAGGTGATGGACAGGCTCAAGGACGGCGTATTTGACTGTGAAGACGCCAAAGTGGTGAGCAAAGAGTCCATGCACCTTATCAACGTAGGCGCCCAGTTAAAATATTTCTCAGACAAGAAAATTTCGGAAACAAGCGGTTATGCCGCAACAATGGAGAACCGGTAA
- a CDS encoding toxin-antitoxin system HicB family antitoxin, which translates to MTLQNDHYTYRVTWSPEDEEYVGLCAEFPGLSWLAKSPESALKGIRKTVESVIKDMEDNNEKVPLPIASKNYSGKFMVRIPPEVHRNLAIQAAESGVSINRLVSSRLSR; encoded by the coding sequence ATGACACTACAAAATGATCATTATACATATAGAGTTACCTGGTCTCCTGAGGACGAAGAATATGTCGGCTTATGCGCTGAATTTCCAGGTTTAAGTTGGCTTGCCAAATCTCCTGAGTCTGCATTAAAAGGTATTCGTAAGACTGTGGAATCGGTCATTAAAGATATGGAAGATAATAACGAAAAGGTCCCCCTACCAATAGCTTCTAAAAATTATAGCGGTAAGTTTATGGTTCGTATTCCACCAGAAGTCCATAGAAATTTAGCAATTCAAGCCGCAGAATCAGGGGTAAGCATAAACAGACTTGTTAGCTCTCGCCTTAGCCGCTAA
- the atzF gene encoding allophanate hydrolase — MNLTIEHLHNCYKEGTLTPDDLIGRLMELCRTDQNNVWIRLLTQEEIRPYLKRLEGETPETLPLYGIPFAIKDNIDLAGIPTTAGCPQYCYTPEKSALVVEQLINAGAIPMGKTNLDQFATGLVGTRSPHGACKNSFDPDYISGGSSSGSAVALAKGMCSFSLGTDTAGSGRVPAAFNNILGVKPSKGLLSTTGVVPACRSLDCVSIFALCAMDAEKIFQTAAVFDPQDPFSRKAPIATRPTFNNSIFTFGIPAAKDLNFFGNPDYKQCFQKSIDLLTDMGGTCIEIDFSPFLDAAQLLYQGPWVAERTAAVGDFLLENPDAGVPVTRQIICEGKPWTAREVFSCIYELQALKKKTDAVLETVDFLVTPTAGTCYTIDAVNADPVQLNSNLGYYTNYMNLLDYCSLAVPTGLTPTVPFGVTLVGQAFEDLKLLQAGAFLHAQANLPMGCGSDMPPRLVETLSSDTLQLAVCGAHLKGLALHHQLTQLGAVLLQTTHTADAYRMFALESDPPKPGLIRDENAGAAIEVEIYALSASAFGRFVQQIPHPLGIGKLELSNGSWVSGFIAEPVVAESGHEITKFGGWRNYLQSC; from the coding sequence ATGAATCTGACCATTGAACATTTGCACAATTGTTATAAAGAAGGAACCCTGACACCCGACGACCTGATCGGCAGATTGATGGAACTGTGCCGCACAGATCAAAATAATGTCTGGATCCGTTTGTTAACCCAAGAGGAAATAAGGCCTTACCTTAAACGATTGGAAGGCGAAACACCCGAAACGCTGCCATTGTACGGCATACCCTTTGCCATTAAGGATAATATTGATCTGGCAGGGATTCCCACCACCGCCGGGTGCCCGCAATATTGTTATACGCCCGAAAAATCGGCGCTTGTGGTGGAGCAGCTGATCAATGCCGGTGCCATCCCCATGGGTAAAACCAATTTGGATCAATTTGCCACGGGCCTTGTGGGAACACGATCCCCGCATGGTGCCTGCAAAAACAGCTTTGATCCCGATTATATTTCCGGCGGTTCCAGCAGCGGCTCGGCCGTTGCCCTGGCAAAGGGGATGTGCAGTTTTTCCCTGGGAACGGACACCGCAGGGTCGGGCCGGGTGCCGGCCGCCTTTAACAATATTCTTGGCGTAAAACCCAGCAAAGGCCTGCTCAGCACCACAGGTGTGGTCCCTGCCTGCCGCAGCCTGGACTGTGTATCGATCTTTGCCCTGTGTGCCATGGATGCCGAGAAAATTTTTCAGACGGCAGCAGTTTTCGATCCCCAGGATCCCTTTTCCCGCAAGGCCCCAATCGCCACGAGACCAACCTTTAATAATTCCATATTCACCTTCGGAATTCCGGCCGCCAAAGATCTTAATTTTTTCGGCAATCCGGACTACAAACAGTGTTTTCAAAAAAGCATTGATCTGCTCACGGATATGGGCGGCACCTGCATTGAAATTGATTTTTCACCCTTTCTTGATGCGGCCCAATTGCTGTATCAGGGTCCATGGGTGGCGGAACGCACCGCTGCGGTCGGAGATTTTTTACTGGAAAACCCGGATGCCGGCGTTCCCGTAACCCGTCAAATCATCTGCGAGGGCAAACCATGGACAGCCCGGGAGGTATTCTCCTGTATCTATGAACTTCAGGCGCTTAAGAAAAAAACAGATGCCGTATTGGAGACTGTTGATTTTCTGGTCACCCCCACAGCCGGCACCTGTTATACCATTGATGCAGTGAATGCTGATCCCGTCCAGCTGAACAGCAATCTGGGATATTACACCAACTATATGAACCTGCTGGATTACTGCAGCCTGGCCGTTCCCACCGGCCTGACACCGACCGTTCCCTTTGGCGTCACCCTGGTGGGACAGGCTTTTGAAGACTTGAAACTGCTCCAGGCAGGGGCTTTCCTTCACGCCCAGGCAAACCTTCCCATGGGATGCGGCTCGGATATGCCGCCGCGGCTTGTAGAAACTTTATCCAGTGACACCCTACAGCTTGCGGTCTGTGGCGCCCATCTTAAGGGATTGGCCCTTCACCACCAGTTAACCCAACTGGGTGCGGTCCTGTTACAAACAACCCATACGGCTGACGCCTATCGTATGTTTGCCCTGGAAAGCGATCCGCCCAAACCCGGCTTGATCCGTGACGAGAACGCTGGCGCAGCCATTGAAGTTGAAATTTATGCGCTTTCGGCATCGGCATTTGGCCGGTTTGTCCAACAGATCCCCCACCCCCTGGGTATTGGAAAATTGGAATTATCCAACGGCAGTTGGGTTTCTGGGTTTATCGCAGAGCCGGTTGTGGCAGAATCCGGCCATGAAATCACAAAATTTGGCGGCTGGCGAAACTATCTTCAGAGCTGTTGA
- the uca gene encoding urea carboxylase, whose amino-acid sequence MFTKVLVANRGEIAVRIIRTLKKMNIGSVAVYSEADAHAMHVLEADESILIGPPAAAQSYLDTTGILDAARQCGAQAIHPGYGFLSENADFADQCAKAGISFIGPSGDHIREFGLKHRARQLAEQFDVPLVPGSQLLPALEDALVAAADIGYPVMLKSTSGGGGIGMALCQSDQALSQAWDRIKRLSENNFNDGGLFLEKYIAAARHIEVQIFGDGRGNALILGDRDCSVQRRNQKVIEETPAPGLSDGLRSSLHEAARRLAQGVGYASAGTVEFVYDTQADQFYFLEVNTRLQVEHCVTEEVFGIDLVEWMVQLAANDLPPLADMNPTPSGAAIEVRIYAEDPGKAFQPSTGLLTQVAFPEFVRVDSWVATGTFVSAFYDPLLSKLIVHGPTREEAVLALKNALAETRLKGIETNLHLLRSICEFPAFQEGNYTTRILDNYTYQAPTICVDAPGMQTTVQDFPGRVGYWSVGVPPSGPMDMLNHRLANRIAGNPPEAAALEITVKGPDLTFNAETIFVLTGADIQATLDGEPVPRYTPVTAPAGAKLKSGIAVDGQRACLAVRGGIDVPLYMGSRATFTLGQFGGHGGRSLQTGDVLWTGNLKQSAPCALEPSQWPSLTDQWEIGVLYGPHGAPDFFTPKDLETFFSTAWEVHYNSSRTGARLIGPGPEWARQDGGEAGLHPSNIHDTPYAVGAVDYTGDMPVILGPDGPSLGGFVCPVTIVQAELWKMGQLKAGSRVRFRLLTPEEARILEENQETLIQDLQLPESVVPFKQRAFTASETPIIHQFSIDGDIQVVCRRSGDKNLLIEFGEPVLDLTLRFHVHTLMLALEEKQLKGILDLTPGIRSLQIHYDSRLQPLDTLLETIESVQKALAGSQNRKVPARIVHLPLSWDDPATHKAIERYTQSVRPDAPWCPSNIEFIRRINGLDSIEDVKNVLFNASYLVMGLGDVYLGAPVATPLDPRCRLVTTKYNPARTWTPENAVGIGGAYLCVYGMEGPGGYQFVGRTVQMWNRYHVTEEFKSGKPWLLRFFDQIRFYPVDHDTLMEMRKNLPYGLAGIRIEESEFDLDEYETFLAENEESIHQFKDKQQTAFEAERQQWIENDQLNFSSEIPEHTEDTDAVAVMPGCQTIDSAISGSLWKMQVKEGDVVEDGQTIAILECMKMEVDLKSCCSGEVCQIFCSPGDLVSSGQHLVSIKPCQGDA is encoded by the coding sequence ATGTTCACAAAAGTACTGGTGGCCAACCGGGGTGAGATTGCCGTAAGAATCATCCGCACCCTGAAAAAAATGAATATTGGTTCGGTCGCGGTCTACTCTGAGGCCGACGCCCATGCCATGCATGTGCTGGAAGCCGACGAAAGTATCCTGATCGGGCCGCCTGCTGCCGCACAAAGTTACCTGGATACAACAGGTATTTTAGATGCCGCCCGGCAATGCGGGGCCCAGGCCATCCACCCGGGATACGGCTTTTTAAGCGAAAATGCCGATTTTGCCGACCAGTGCGCAAAGGCCGGTATAAGCTTCATTGGGCCCAGCGGCGACCATATCCGGGAGTTCGGCCTGAAACATCGCGCCAGGCAGTTGGCTGAACAATTCGATGTGCCGCTGGTGCCGGGATCTCAGCTTCTGCCGGCTTTGGAAGACGCCCTTGTGGCGGCCGCGGACATCGGCTATCCGGTCATGCTTAAAAGTACCTCGGGCGGTGGCGGTATCGGCATGGCACTTTGCCAATCAGACCAGGCGCTCTCCCAGGCCTGGGACCGAATCAAGCGCTTGAGTGAAAACAATTTCAACGATGGCGGCCTCTTCCTGGAAAAATATATTGCCGCAGCCCGGCACATTGAAGTTCAGATATTCGGGGACGGCCGGGGCAACGCACTGATTTTAGGAGACCGGGACTGTTCGGTTCAGCGAAGAAACCAGAAAGTGATCGAAGAGACCCCTGCCCCTGGTTTGTCTGACGGACTTCGAAGCAGTCTTCATGAAGCGGCCCGGCGTCTGGCCCAGGGCGTTGGCTATGCATCTGCGGGTACCGTGGAGTTTGTTTACGACACCCAGGCAGATCAGTTTTATTTTCTGGAGGTGAACACCAGGCTTCAGGTGGAGCATTGCGTCACCGAGGAGGTTTTCGGAATCGATCTGGTGGAATGGATGGTACAGCTTGCAGCAAACGACCTGCCGCCCTTGGCCGATATGAATCCCACGCCTTCGGGGGCTGCCATTGAGGTACGCATTTATGCCGAGGATCCCGGAAAAGCGTTCCAGCCCAGCACCGGACTTTTGACCCAGGTCGCTTTTCCCGAATTTGTGCGCGTGGACAGCTGGGTTGCCACCGGCACCTTTGTCTCCGCCTTTTACGACCCGCTTTTATCCAAACTCATCGTTCACGGCCCAACCCGTGAAGAGGCCGTCCTTGCCCTGAAAAATGCCCTTGCCGAGACCCGGCTGAAAGGCATTGAAACCAATCTTCATCTTTTGCGAAGCATCTGTGAATTTCCCGCCTTTCAAGAGGGGAACTATACCACCCGGATCCTGGACAACTATACCTACCAGGCCCCCACCATCTGCGTGGATGCGCCGGGCATGCAGACCACGGTGCAGGACTTTCCCGGCCGGGTCGGGTACTGGTCTGTGGGTGTGCCGCCTTCGGGCCCCATGGATATGCTCAACCATCGCCTGGCCAATCGCATTGCCGGAAATCCCCCGGAAGCCGCGGCCTTAGAAATCACCGTCAAAGGTCCGGATCTGACCTTTAATGCGGAAACGATTTTTGTGCTCACCGGCGCGGACATCCAGGCCACCCTGGACGGTGAACCCGTCCCCCGGTATACGCCGGTGACCGCTCCGGCCGGGGCCAAACTGAAAAGCGGCATTGCAGTTGACGGCCAAAGGGCCTGCCTTGCGGTGCGCGGTGGCATTGATGTCCCGTTGTATATGGGCAGTCGCGCCACATTTACCCTGGGGCAGTTCGGTGGCCATGGCGGCCGCAGCCTCCAGACCGGAGATGTTCTCTGGACGGGGAATTTAAAACAATCAGCGCCCTGCGCCCTGGAACCGTCCCAATGGCCCAGCCTCACGGACCAATGGGAGATCGGCGTGTTATACGGTCCCCACGGTGCCCCGGATTTTTTCACCCCCAAGGATTTGGAGACCTTTTTCAGCACGGCGTGGGAGGTCCATTATAATTCCTCACGCACCGGTGCCCGCCTGATCGGGCCGGGACCGGAGTGGGCCAGGCAGGATGGCGGAGAGGCCGGACTTCACCCGTCCAATATCCATGATACCCCCTATGCCGTGGGTGCGGTGGATTATACCGGTGACATGCCGGTGATCCTGGGACCGGACGGCCCAAGCCTTGGCGGCTTTGTGTGCCCGGTGACCATTGTACAGGCTGAATTGTGGAAAATGGGACAGCTTAAGGCCGGCAGCCGGGTCCGCTTTCGGTTGCTTACCCCGGAAGAGGCTCGGATACTTGAAGAAAATCAGGAAACATTGATTCAGGATCTACAACTTCCCGAATCAGTGGTGCCATTTAAACAAAGAGCATTTACAGCTTCGGAAACGCCCATTATTCATCAATTTTCCATTGACGGCGACATCCAGGTGGTGTGCCGAAGATCCGGCGACAAAAATCTGCTCATCGAATTTGGGGAACCTGTGCTGGATCTGACCCTTCGCTTCCATGTTCACACCCTGATGCTGGCATTGGAGGAAAAACAACTTAAGGGCATACTGGATTTAACCCCCGGTATCAGGTCTTTGCAGATCCATTACGACAGCCGGTTGCAGCCCCTGGACACCTTGCTGGAAACCATTGAATCGGTTCAAAAGGCCCTTGCAGGAAGCCAAAACCGCAAGGTTCCGGCCCGGATTGTCCATCTGCCCCTGAGCTGGGATGATCCGGCCACCCACAAGGCCATTGAACGCTATACCCAGTCGGTGCGTCCCGATGCCCCCTGGTGTCCGTCCAACATCGAATTTATCCGCCGCATCAACGGACTTGACAGCATTGAGGATGTGAAAAATGTACTGTTCAATGCCAGTTACCTGGTGATGGGTCTGGGCGATGTCTATTTAGGCGCCCCGGTGGCCACCCCCCTGGACCCAAGATGTCGGCTGGTCACCACCAAATATAATCCCGCCCGGACCTGGACCCCGGAAAATGCCGTGGGCATCGGCGGGGCCTATCTGTGTGTCTACGGCATGGAAGGCCCCGGCGGTTACCAGTTTGTGGGCCGCACCGTTCAGATGTGGAACCGCTATCATGTGACGGAAGAATTCAAATCTGGAAAGCCCTGGCTCCTGCGGTTTTTTGACCAGATCCGCTTCTATCCGGTGGACCACGATACCCTGATGGAGATGAGAAAAAATCTGCCCTACGGCCTGGCCGGCATCCGTATTGAGGAGAGCGAATTCGACCTGGATGAGTACGAGACCTTTCTGGCAGAAAACGAAGAGAGTATTCATCAGTTTAAAGACAAACAACAGACCGCCTTTGAAGCAGAGCGCCAACAGTGGATAGAGAACGATCAGCTCAATTTCAGCAGTGAAATTCCCGAACACACCGAAGATACCGATGCAGTAGCGGTGATGCCGGGATGTCAGACCATCGACAGCGCCATTTCCGGAAGTCTTTGGAAAATGCAGGTCAAGGAAGGCGATGTTGTAGAAGACGGCCAGACCATTGCCATTCTTGAATGCATGAAAATGGAGGTGGATCTCAAATCATGCTGCTCCGGTGAAGTCTGCCAGATTTTTTGTTCCCCCGGAGACCTGGTCTCTTCTGGCCAGCACCTGGTTTCCATTAAACCCTGCCAAGGAGATGCCTGA
- a CDS encoding urea amidolyase associated protein UAAP2, with product MTIPLTQSTLEPSDAVFTQKVAAGDGWMHLVKKGQTLRITDLHGNQAVDTIFFNADNTSERYHAANTMREQKNVYISTGTDIRSNENNIMLTVTADTCGRHDTLGSACSCESNTARYDFDKRYMHSCRDIFLKTILDWGNGMDKRDQVCNINFFMNVPVNPEGGSNFEDGISQPMKYVEMTAKMNILVLVSNCPQLNNPCNAYNPTPVEMTIWNPA from the coding sequence ATGACCATTCCATTGACCCAAAGTACTCTGGAACCCTCGGATGCCGTATTTACCCAGAAAGTTGCAGCCGGAGACGGCTGGATGCATCTTGTAAAAAAAGGGCAGACCCTTAGAATCACCGATCTTCACGGTAATCAGGCCGTGGACACCATATTTTTTAACGCGGACAACACCAGTGAACGCTACCATGCCGCAAACACCATGAGAGAACAAAAAAACGTATATATCTCAACGGGCACGGACATTCGCTCCAATGAGAACAATATCATGCTCACGGTCACGGCCGACACCTGCGGCCGCCATGACACGTTGGGCAGCGCCTGCTCCTGCGAAAGCAATACCGCCCGGTATGACTTTGACAAGCGGTATATGCACTCGTGCAGGGATATCTTTTTAAAGACAATCCTGGACTGGGGAAACGGCATGGACAAACGCGACCAGGTCTGCAACATCAATTTTTTCATGAACGTACCGGTAAACCCGGAAGGCGGGTCCAATTTTGAGGACGGCATTTCCCAGCCCATGAAATATGTGGAGATGACGGCCAAAATGAATATCCTTGTGCTGGTCTCCAACTGCCCCCAGCTCAACAACCCCTGCAATGCATATAACCCCACGCCCGTGGAAATGACCATCTGGAATCCGGCCTGA
- a CDS encoding urea amidolyase associated protein UAAP1, which produces MNNTEPQNIETIGKLRFETIVPGGWNWSHIIKKGSAVELTDLEGGANASALFYNAANPSERYNMGDTLKIQHISYITQGHCIYSDMGRILMSVIVDTCGWNDVIGGVSDADMILARFRAQSYQDHHNDFYRNGYDSLMVELAKHAMGPRDFTETINFFSKVGVADNGDLFFVENFSKPGTSVTLRAEMDTLMVLDTGMHPLNPSSQYLRKPVKIAVMDCPPALGDDLCRTFCPENERGFANTEQYHL; this is translated from the coding sequence ATGAATAATACAGAACCTCAAAACATTGAAACCATAGGAAAACTGCGCTTTGAAACGATTGTTCCAGGCGGGTGGAACTGGTCTCATATTATTAAAAAGGGATCTGCCGTAGAGCTCACGGATCTTGAAGGCGGAGCCAATGCATCGGCGCTTTTCTACAATGCCGCCAACCCCAGCGAACGCTACAATATGGGGGATACGCTTAAAATTCAGCATATTTCATATATTACCCAGGGCCACTGCATCTATTCGGATATGGGCCGGATTCTCATGTCTGTCATCGTCGACACCTGCGGCTGGAACGATGTTATCGGCGGGGTGTCCGATGCCGACATGATCCTGGCCCGTTTCCGAGCCCAAAGTTACCAGGACCACCACAATGACTTTTACCGCAACGGCTACGACTCTTTAATGGTGGAACTTGCCAAACACGCCATGGGTCCAAGGGATTTTACTGAAACCATCAATTTTTTCTCAAAAGTAGGGGTGGCGGACAATGGAGATTTGTTCTTTGTGGAAAATTTTTCAAAACCCGGCACCAGCGTAACCCTGAGAGCTGAAATGGATACCCTGATGGTGCTGGACACGGGCATGCACCCCTTGAATCCTTCAAGCCAATATCTAAGAAAACCCGTAAAAATAGCCGTCATGGATTGCCCCCCTGCCCTTGGAGATGATCTTTGCCGCACATTCTGCCCCGAAAACGAAAGGGGATTCGCCAATACAGAACAATATCATTTGTAA
- a CDS encoding ribbon-helix-helix protein, CopG family: protein MSNSNNDKTQRISVSLPVQLTEELDRMVGDGGYRNRSQAVAQMIRNTILDHYEQSGSRIMAGTITLLYNEAQADLKPRLVSIQRNHIDSVISCLNVLLEKDYSLEVLLVQGPVDTLNKIVKEIRACKGVENCKLVLSSVLMPPIHEKKGTNNE from the coding sequence ATGAGCAATTCAAACAACGATAAAACCCAGAGAATAAGCGTTTCTCTGCCGGTGCAGCTGACAGAGGAACTGGACCGGATGGTTGGCGACGGCGGATATCGCAACCGCAGCCAGGCCGTTGCCCAGATGATTCGCAACACCATTTTAGACCATTATGAACAAAGCGGCAGCCGCATCATGGCAGGCACCATCACCCTGCTTTACAATGAGGCCCAGGCGGACTTGAAGCCCCGTCTGGTCAGCATTCAACGCAATCATATTGATTCGGTAATCTCCTGCCTCAATGTACTGCTTGAAAAGGACTACTCCCTTGAAGTGCTCCTGGTTCAGGGTCCTGTGGACACACTGAACAAAATCGTCAAAGAGATACGGGCATGCAAAGGCGTTGAAAACTGTAAACTGGTGCTGTCATCTGTCCTGATGCCGCCAATCCATGAAAAAAAAGGAACAAACAATGAATAA